The Flavobacterium johnsoniae UW101 genomic interval AAATAAGCTTATAGTCTTAAACACTTAGTTTGTTAGTAATAAAAACTTAGTGTCTCAGCAACTTAGAACCTTAGCATCTTAAAAAGAATGAATTTCTTAGCCCACATATATCTTTCCGGTGAAAATGACTTAATTAAAATTGGCAATTTTATGGCCGATGGAATTCGCGGAAAACAATTTGAACAATTCCCGGATGATGTTCAAAAAGGAATTCTTTTACATCGTTTTATTGATACTTATACCGATTCACACGATATTTTCAGACAAAGCACAAAACGGCTGCACGAAAAATACCATCACTATTCCGGCGTAATTGTAGATATTGTTTACGATCATTTTTTAGCCAAAAACTGGGCAAATTATTCAGATGAAAAACTCGAAGATTTCATTAACCGGTTTTACAATTCCCTGCATGAAAATTATTCTATTTTAACTGAAAAAACGCAGGGCTTAATGCCGTATATGATCGAAAGAAACTGGCTTTTAAGTTATAAAACCGTCGATGGCATCCACCAGATTTTAACTCAGATGGACAGAAGATCAAAAAACATTTCAAAAATGCAGTTTGCCAGCGAGGAATTAAAAGAATTTTATAACGAATTTGAACAGGAATTCACTGTGTTTTTTGAAGATCTCCAACTACATACCAAACAAAAATTACTCTCATTATAAATAAAACCGATTATGAAAAAAATTTCACTTCTATTTTATTTTATCTCAATTTATAGTTTCGCACAGCATACGGCACCACCAACAGGATTAGTTGCCTCAAAAGCAATGGTGGTTTCAGCCCGCGAAGAAGCCTCAAAAATTGGCGTTGAAATCATGAAAAAAGGCGGTAACGCTTTTGATGCTATGGCAGCAACTGAGCTGGCACTTGCAGTAGCATATCCATACGCTGGAAATCTTGGCGGAGGCGGCTTTATGGTTTACAGAAAAGCAAACGGCGAAGTGGGCAGTTTGGATTATCGCGAAAAAGCACCTCTTGCTGCAACAAAAAATATGTTTCTGGATAAAGAAGGAAATGTAATAAAAGGCAAAAGTACAGAATCGCCTTTAGCGATTGGTGTTCCGGGAACTATTGCCGGAGTTTTTGCAGTTCAGAAAAAGCTGGGATCTCTGCCAATGTCAGAAATTTTAAAACCTGTAATTGCCCTTGCAGAAAAAGGTGTTGTTGTAACCAAAAAACAACAAAAACAATTAGAAGCTTATCACGATGCTATAGTAAAAGCAAATGGGCCCAATACATTAATGGCAGGAAAATTTCAAGAAGGCGATACGATTAAATATCCGGCTCTTGCCAGCACTTTAAAGCGAATTTCAAAAAACGGAAAAGACGAGTTTTATAAAGGTAAAACCGCTCAGGTTTTGGTAGATTATCTAAAGAAAAAAGGCGGTATTATCACTCTGAAAGATTTAGCATCTTATGAAGCAAAATGGAGAAATCCATTACAGTTTGATTATAAAGATTTGAAAGTAACATCGATGGCGCCTCCAAGCAGCGGCGGTATTTGTCTGGCTCAGATCATGAAAATGATTTCTCCTTTTTATTTGTCTAAAATGGGACATAATTCTGAACAATCCATTCAGGTAATTGTAGAAGCAGAAAGAAGAGCTTATGCCGACAGAAGCCAGTTTTTAGGCGATCCTGATTTTGTAAAAATTCCAATTAAAGGACTTTTATCAGATTCATATTTAAAAGAAAGAATGTCAAATTTTGATTCAGAAAAAGCTACTTTATCATCAGACATAAAAGAAGGAAAAGTAACCTATAACGAAAGCACCGAAACTACACATTACTCTATTGTAGATCAGTTTGGAAATGCGGTTGCTGCCACAACAACCATCAACGACGGTTTTGGTTCAAAATATTACTGCGATGAATTAGGCTTCTTTTTAAATAACGAAATGGATGATTTCAGCGCAAAACCAGGCTCTCCAAATATGTTTGGATTAGTTGGAAATGAAGCCAACAGTATTGCACCTCAAAAAAGAATGCTGAGCTCTATGACTCCAACTATTGTAGAAAAAAACGGAAAATTATTTATGGTAGTAGGTTCACCAGGCGGATCGACTATTATCACATCGGTGCTTCAGACTATTTTAAATGTTTACGAATACAATTTAAGTATGCAGGATGCTGTAAATGCACCACGTTTTCATCATCAATGGCTTCCCGATCTTATAACTTTTGAACCTGATACTTTCGATAATAAAACGCTGGAAGGCTTAAAATCTAAAGGATATTTAATTAACGAAAAAACAACGCCTGTAATTGGAAAAGTAGATGCAATTCTGGTTTATCCTGACAACACACTTGAAGGAGGTGCCGATTTTAGAGGCGATGACAAAGCGGCTGGATTTTAAATTCAAAAGATTTAAGTAGAAAAATTTGATAAAAACGAATGTTTAGAGTTAAATTTGCATTCTCCGTAATTTTTTAAAATACTAATGATAAAAAAACTGTTTCGTCGACTGGAAAGTATTATTGCTTTGGCTCAATCTATTTTGACACCAAAACAATTCATTTTTTTATCAAGTGTTTTAGTGGGTATTTCCTGTTCTTTTGCAGTAATTATCCTGAAAGCTTTTGCCCATAATGTTTTTTCTTTTGCAACTTATATAAGTGGAATTTTAAAATTAGGTTTTATTAATAGTATCCTGCCTATAATTGGTATTCTGCTTACGGTTTTGGTTGTAAAAAAGGTTCTAAACGGATCGATTCAAAAAGGAACTTCTCAAATTTTATACGCAGTTGCTAAAAAAGCCAGCATAATTCCGAGAAAGCAAATGTACGCGCAAATTGTAACAAGCTCGTTAACTGTTGGTTTAGGAGGTTCTGCAGGTTTAGAAAGTCCAATTGTAATTACAGGAGCCGCTTTTGGTTCTAATTATGCACAAAACTATAAATTAGCTTATAAAGACCGTACTTTACTTATTGGCTGTGGTGTGGCAGCTGGAATCTCAGCAGCATTTAACGCCCCAATTGCAGGAGTTCTTTTTGCTATTGAAGTTTTATTGGTAGACGTCAGCATATCGGCTTTTACACCTATTATGATTTCGGCGGCGACGGGTGCTTTGGTATCGGCAATTGTATTAGACGAAAGCATTCTTTTATCTTTTAAAAAACAAGAAACTTTTGATTATCATAATATTCCTTTTTACGTAATTTTAGGCTTAATAACTGGTTTTATGGCTGTTTATTACGCCCGAAATTTTCAAAGGGTAGAACATTATTTCTCAGAACTAAAAATGGGACCTTATAAAAAAGCCCTGATTGGTTCTTCGCTTTTAGCACTTCTTATTTTTATTTTCCCAACTCTTTTTGGTGAAGGATACGAAAGCATCAAAACATTATCTGAAAGTGATCCCGGACAATTGTTAGACAATACTTTATTTGCCACATGGAGAAATAACAACTGGGTTTTACTGCTTTTTATTGGATGCACAATGATGGTAAAAGTCTTTGCATCCGGACTTACGCTTGGAAGCGGCGGAAATGGAGGTAATTTTGCTCCTTCCCTGTTTTTAGGATCTTATTTAGGATATTTCTTTTCAAAACTTGTTACCCTTACTGGTTTATCAAAACTGCCTATTACTAATTTTACAATGGTTGGAATGGCTGGAATCCTTAGCGGATTATTTCATGCACCATTAACAGCAATATTCCTTATTGCCGAAATTACAGGAGGTTACGGCTTGATGATTCCGCTTATGATTGTTTCCTCAATCAGTTTTGCTATTTCTAAACGTTTTGAAAAATATTCGCTTGACGTAAAAAATCTTGCGAAAAAAGGGCACGCTTTTACCAGTAATAAAGATTCTAATATTCTATCGACTCTGGATATTGATACGATTATCCAAACGGATTATTTAACCGTTTCCCCAGAAGATCATTTGAGCAAATTAGTCGACCTTATTTCGCATTCTAATCAGGTTGTTTTTGCTGTTGTAAACAATGACAGAGATCTTGTTGGAATTGTACATTTTAATGATATCCGCGAAATCATTTTTAATGCTTACCGCGTAAAATATACGTTAATTAAAGACGTAATGAAAACGCCTGCAGCAACCATTTCTTCAAATGACAGTATGGAAATTGTCATGACAAAATTCGAAAGATCAAAATCAGCTTTTCTTCCTGTACTTAGAAATGACAAATACTTCGGCATCATTTCAAAATCTATTGCACTTGAAGCCTACAGAATGAAACTGCGTTCTATGACAATAGAATAAGCTTAATATCGGATAAGTTAAAAATTTGCTATAACCGATATTATGAAGTAAATTTGTAGGATTATGTGGAATATTGACTTAACATACCGAGACGAATTTCAATCAACTTTTGATCGATTGTACCAAAAAAGACAGGAACTGCAAACCAGCAGACCACTGCCTAATATTGCTTTACATAAAATCCGCGAAAGTTTATCTCTCGAATGGACTTACAATTCAAATAGTATTGAAGGAAATACAATGAGCTTACGTGAAACCCAAATGGTTATCCAGGAAGGAATTACCATAAAAGGGAAATCACTTCGAGAGCATTTTGAAACCCATAATCACGACAAAGCAATTGACTATTTATATTCAATTGTTGATGATAATTACAAACTTAGAAGTATTGATATTCTTACTATTCATGGTTTAGTTTTACGTTCCATTGAAGATGATTTTGCTGGCCGCATTAGAAACGGAGGTGTTCGTATTTCAGGAGCGAATTTTATGCCTCCAAATGCTAATAAAGTTTCAGATTATCTAGATGAATTAATTGACTTTATCAATACAAATCCATTAGGTTTAAATGATATTGAGCTGTCAACAATTTACCATCATAAATTAGTCTGGATTCATCCTTTTTTTGATGGAAACGGCCGTACAGTTCGTTTAAGTATGAATTTATTATTAATGCGTTGTGGTTTTCCTCCGGCTATTATTTTAAAAAACGATAGAAAAAAGTATTACGAAGCATTAAATCAAGCCAATAATGGCAATTACCAAAAACTAACGCTTTTGATGTGTCAGGCACTTGAGCGTACACTCAATATTTATTTAAATGCAATGCCCGGAAGCACTTACGATTATCAGCCTATACAAAATATCGTAAGCGAGCCAGAATCACCATATGGTCAGGAATATGTTAGTTTATTGGCCAGAACAGGAAAAATAGATGCTTATAAAGAAGGCCGAAACTGGTACACAACCAAAGAAGCCATTGAAGAATATATGGCCACAAGAAAAAGAAAACGCTAGTTCTAAACTAGCGTTAATTTGTTATTAATTGTAACATAAACTTTTGCATTCGAGTACAAAAAGAACAAATCAAAGTGGTAACTTTGCGTTTTGCTCATTTTTATGCTAGATAAAGACAACACTATTGAAGTTCTTGGCGCAAGAGTTCATAATCTAAAAAATATCGATATTTCAATTCCGCGTGAAAAACTGGTGGTAATTACCGGTTTATCAGGTTCGGGAAAATCATCTTTGGCATTTGACACTATTTATGCCGAAGGCCAGCGTCGTTATGTTGAAACTTTTTCGGCTTATGCCAGACAATTCCTTGGCGGTTTAGAACGTCCAGATGTTGATAAAATCGACGGACTTTCTCCCGTTATTGCCATAGAACAAAAAACTACCAGTAAAAGTCCGCGTTCAACCGTTGGAACCATTACTGAAATATACGATTTCTTAAGACTTTTATATGCCCGTGGTGCAGACGCTTACAGTTACAACACAGGCGAAAAAATGGTTTCATATTCTGATGAACAAATTAAAGATTTGATTATTCAGGATTATAACGGAAAACGAATTAATATACTGGCACCTGTAATTAAGGCCCGTAAAGGTCATTATGCCGAATTATTCCAGCAAATTACAAAACAAGGATTTCTAAAAGTCCGCGTAAATGGAGAAGTTCAGGATTTAACAGCCGGAATGAAACTGGATCGTTATAAAACACACGACATTGAAATTGTTGTAGACAGAATGGTTATTGAAGACAATCCGGATAATCAGAAACGATTAGCAGAAAGTATTAATACCGCAATGCATCACGGTGAAAACGTGTTGATGATTTTAGATCAGGATTCAAATGAAGTTCGTTATTTCAGCCGAAATTTGATGTGTCCAACAACCGGAATTTCGTATCAAAATCCAGAACCGAATTTATTTTCTTTCAACTCGCCAAAAGGCGCGTGTCCGCATTGTAACGGATTAGGAACTGTACACGAAATCAATGTTAAAAAAATAATTCCAAATCCGAAATTATCGATTAAAAGCGGTGGTTTGGCTCCGCTTGGCGAATACAAATCATCATGGATTTTCAAACAGTTAGAAACCATTGGTGAGAAATTTGGGTTTAAAATTACAGATCCAATCGAGAAAATTCCGGAAGAAGCCATGACCATGATTCTGCATGGCGGAAAAGATAAATTTACTGTAAGTTCTAAAGATCTTGGTGTTACCCGCGATTATAAAATTGATTTTGAAGGAATTTCAAACTTCATCAAAAATCAATATGATGAAAGCGCAACAACCAGCATAAAGCGCTGGGCGAAAGATTTTATGGACGAAATTCCTTGTCCGGTCTGCGAAGGTTCACGCCTTAAAAAAGAAGCTTTATTTTTTAGAGTAAATGAAAAAAATATCACTGAATTATGTGATATGGATATTTCAGACTTAACTGCGTGGTTCCATGATTTAAACAGCCACCTAACTGATAAACAGCTTTTGATTGCCTCTGAAGTTGTTAAAGAAATTAAAGACCGTTTGAACTTTTTAATGAACGTTGGTTTAAACTATCTGGCTTTAAGCCGAAGTTCAAAATCGCTTTCAGGAGGTGAAGCACAGCGTAT includes:
- a CDS encoding acyl carrier protein phosphodiesterase — encoded protein: MNFLAHIYLSGENDLIKIGNFMADGIRGKQFEQFPDDVQKGILLHRFIDTYTDSHDIFRQSTKRLHEKYHHYSGVIVDIVYDHFLAKNWANYSDEKLEDFINRFYNSLHENYSILTEKTQGLMPYMIERNWLLSYKTVDGIHQILTQMDRRSKNISKMQFASEELKEFYNEFEQEFTVFFEDLQLHTKQKLLSL
- the uvrA gene encoding excinuclease ABC subunit UvrA, with the protein product MLDKDNTIEVLGARVHNLKNIDISIPREKLVVITGLSGSGKSSLAFDTIYAEGQRRYVETFSAYARQFLGGLERPDVDKIDGLSPVIAIEQKTTSKSPRSTVGTITEIYDFLRLLYARGADAYSYNTGEKMVSYSDEQIKDLIIQDYNGKRINILAPVIKARKGHYAELFQQITKQGFLKVRVNGEVQDLTAGMKLDRYKTHDIEIVVDRMVIEDNPDNQKRLAESINTAMHHGENVLMILDQDSNEVRYFSRNLMCPTTGISYQNPEPNLFSFNSPKGACPHCNGLGTVHEINVKKIIPNPKLSIKSGGLAPLGEYKSSWIFKQLETIGEKFGFKITDPIEKIPEEAMTMILHGGKDKFTVSSKDLGVTRDYKIDFEGISNFIKNQYDESATTSIKRWAKDFMDEIPCPVCEGSRLKKEALFFRVNEKNITELCDMDISDLTAWFHDLNSHLTDKQLLIASEVVKEIKDRLNFLMNVGLNYLALSRSSKSLSGGEAQRIRLATQIGSQLVGVLYILDEPSIGLHQRDNEKLIHSLEQLRDIGNSVIVVEHDKDMIETADYVIDIGPKAGKYGGEIISIGTPAETLKSDTITAQYLNGKMKLEIPKERRKGNGKFLKLTGATGNNLKNVSIEIPLGQLICVTGVSGSGKSTLINETLYPILNAYYFNGVKKPQPYKKIEGLEHIDKVIDIDQSPIGRTPRSNPATYTEVFTEIRNLFTMTSESMIRGYKAGRFSFNVKGGRCETCEGSGVRTIEMNFLPDVYVECETCQGKRFNRETLEIRYKGKSISDVLDMTVDEAVPFFENIPKIYRKVKTIQDVGLGYITLGQQSTTLSGGEAQRIKLAGELSKKDTGNTFYILDEPTTGLHFEDIRVLMDVINKLVDKGNTILVIEHNMDVIKLADYIIDIGPEGGKGGGQLIAKGTPEEVAKNKKSYTAKFLKKELE
- a CDS encoding chloride channel protein; amino-acid sequence: MIKKLFRRLESIIALAQSILTPKQFIFLSSVLVGISCSFAVIILKAFAHNVFSFATYISGILKLGFINSILPIIGILLTVLVVKKVLNGSIQKGTSQILYAVAKKASIIPRKQMYAQIVTSSLTVGLGGSAGLESPIVITGAAFGSNYAQNYKLAYKDRTLLIGCGVAAGISAAFNAPIAGVLFAIEVLLVDVSISAFTPIMISAATGALVSAIVLDESILLSFKKQETFDYHNIPFYVILGLITGFMAVYYARNFQRVEHYFSELKMGPYKKALIGSSLLALLIFIFPTLFGEGYESIKTLSESDPGQLLDNTLFATWRNNNWVLLLFIGCTMMVKVFASGLTLGSGGNGGNFAPSLFLGSYLGYFFSKLVTLTGLSKLPITNFTMVGMAGILSGLFHAPLTAIFLIAEITGGYGLMIPLMIVSSISFAISKRFEKYSLDVKNLAKKGHAFTSNKDSNILSTLDIDTIIQTDYLTVSPEDHLSKLVDLISHSNQVVFAVVNNDRDLVGIVHFNDIREIIFNAYRVKYTLIKDVMKTPAATISSNDSMEIVMTKFERSKSAFLPVLRNDKYFGIISKSIALEAYRMKLRSMTIE
- the ggt gene encoding gamma-glutamyltransferase gives rise to the protein MKKISLLFYFISIYSFAQHTAPPTGLVASKAMVVSAREEASKIGVEIMKKGGNAFDAMAATELALAVAYPYAGNLGGGGFMVYRKANGEVGSLDYREKAPLAATKNMFLDKEGNVIKGKSTESPLAIGVPGTIAGVFAVQKKLGSLPMSEILKPVIALAEKGVVVTKKQQKQLEAYHDAIVKANGPNTLMAGKFQEGDTIKYPALASTLKRISKNGKDEFYKGKTAQVLVDYLKKKGGIITLKDLASYEAKWRNPLQFDYKDLKVTSMAPPSSGGICLAQIMKMISPFYLSKMGHNSEQSIQVIVEAERRAYADRSQFLGDPDFVKIPIKGLLSDSYLKERMSNFDSEKATLSSDIKEGKVTYNESTETTHYSIVDQFGNAVAATTTINDGFGSKYYCDELGFFLNNEMDDFSAKPGSPNMFGLVGNEANSIAPQKRMLSSMTPTIVEKNGKLFMVVGSPGGSTIITSVLQTILNVYEYNLSMQDAVNAPRFHHQWLPDLITFEPDTFDNKTLEGLKSKGYLINEKTTPVIGKVDAILVYPDNTLEGGADFRGDDKAAGF
- a CDS encoding Fic family protein: MWNIDLTYRDEFQSTFDRLYQKRQELQTSRPLPNIALHKIRESLSLEWTYNSNSIEGNTMSLRETQMVIQEGITIKGKSLREHFETHNHDKAIDYLYSIVDDNYKLRSIDILTIHGLVLRSIEDDFAGRIRNGGVRISGANFMPPNANKVSDYLDELIDFINTNPLGLNDIELSTIYHHKLVWIHPFFDGNGRTVRLSMNLLLMRCGFPPAIILKNDRKKYYEALNQANNGNYQKLTLLMCQALERTLNIYLNAMPGSTYDYQPIQNIVSEPESPYGQEYVSLLARTGKIDAYKEGRNWYTTKEAIEEYMATRKRKR